A portion of the Pseudomonadota bacterium genome contains these proteins:
- a CDS encoding beta-ketoacyl-ACP synthase III: MTDGNTSTALYSRLVGVGSYLPANKVTNDDLAEKVDTSDEWIVQRTGIRSRHIAADDEHTSDLATHAARTALQNANLDAQDIDLIVLATATPDHTFPATATQVQANLGMTQGFAFDMQAVCSGFVYAITTADAQLRAGLAKRALVIGAETFSRIIDWTDRTTCVLFADGAGAVVLEAVEGPMQTGDRGVIASALRSDGRHMDKLFVDGGPSTTQTAGVLRMQGREVFKHAVSMITDVIVDVFEQTGYSGDDIDWFVPHQANRRIIDASASKLKIDPAKVVTTVDHHGNTSAASIPLALAEAVADGRIKQGDLCLLEAMGGGFTWGATLVRM, encoded by the coding sequence ATGACCGACGGCAACACTTCAACCGCGCTCTACAGCCGTTTGGTGGGGGTTGGGAGTTACCTCCCTGCCAATAAAGTCACCAATGATGATCTCGCCGAAAAGGTCGATACATCGGACGAGTGGATCGTTCAGCGAACCGGCATCCGATCGCGACACATTGCGGCCGACGATGAACACACCAGCGACCTTGCGACCCACGCAGCGCGCACCGCTCTCCAGAACGCAAATCTGGACGCGCAAGACATCGATCTTATCGTGCTTGCAACAGCAACCCCGGATCATACCTTCCCAGCAACGGCGACACAGGTCCAAGCCAACCTGGGTATGACGCAAGGCTTTGCATTCGACATGCAGGCAGTTTGCTCCGGTTTTGTTTATGCCATCACCACCGCCGATGCACAGTTGCGCGCGGGCCTTGCAAAACGTGCGCTGGTCATCGGCGCTGAGACCTTTTCACGGATCATCGATTGGACGGATCGAACAACCTGCGTCCTGTTCGCTGATGGGGCTGGTGCCGTGGTGCTGGAGGCCGTGGAAGGACCCATGCAGACCGGTGATCGCGGTGTCATCGCGTCAGCTCTGCGCTCAGACGGTCGCCACATGGACAAGCTATTTGTCGATGGCGGTCCCTCGACAACGCAAACGGCCGGTGTCTTGCGCATGCAAGGGCGCGAAGTCTTTAAACACGCGGTCTCCATGATCACCGACGTGATCGTGGATGTCTTCGAGCAGACCGGATACTCAGGTGACGATATCGACTGGTTTGTCCCGCACCAGGCCAACAGGCGCATCATCGATGCGTCGGCCAGCAAGCTGAAGATTGATCCGGCCAAGGTTGTGACGACCGTCGATCATCATGGAAACACGTCTGCTGCCTCCATTCCTCTGGCACTTGCCGAAGCGGTTGCCGACGGCCGGATCAAGCAAGGCGATCTGTGTCTGCTTGAAGCGATGGGCGGTGGTTTCACCTGGGGCGCCACCCTCGTGCGCATGTGA
- a CDS encoding polysaccharide biosynthesis/export family protein — protein sequence MIRFGIRGLETVLRARLALARLGVLAAALVVAGCATGPRPEAFNALLAQPYMLDSGDALRITVFEQPSLSETYTVDVAGMISMPLVGEIPARGLTTDELDQSITAALRNGFLRAPDVSVEVSTYRPVFVLGEVGDAGQFPYVAGMTARSAIAIAGGFTPRASRNGVKITRTINGRVHTGRIGLDEPIRPADVITVGERWL from the coding sequence ATGATCCGGTTTGGTATTCGTGGTCTTGAAACGGTCCTTCGGGCGCGGCTGGCCCTCGCAAGGCTTGGTGTGCTTGCAGCTGCACTGGTCGTTGCCGGTTGCGCCACAGGTCCACGACCGGAAGCGTTCAACGCCTTGCTGGCTCAACCCTACATGCTCGATTCGGGCGACGCCCTGCGCATAACGGTGTTCGAACAACCAAGCTTAAGCGAAACGTACACCGTTGATGTTGCCGGCATGATCTCCATGCCGCTGGTCGGCGAAATCCCAGCGCGCGGCCTGACAACAGATGAACTCGATCAATCAATTACGGCCGCTCTGCGTAACGGTTTCTTACGTGCACCCGACGTCAGTGTTGAAGTCTCAACATATCGCCCGGTCTTCGTCCTTGGCGAGGTCGGAGATGCCGGTCAGTTTCCTTACGTTGCTGGTATGACGGCGCGCAGTGCGATCGCAATTGCCGGCGGGTTTACACCGCGCGCATCGCGTAACGGCGTCAAAATCACACGGACAATCAATGGACGCGTGCACACCGGGCGCATTGGCCTTGATGAACCCATCAGACCAGCCGACGTCATCACTGTTGGTGAACGTTGGCTGTGA
- a CDS encoding GNAT family N-acetyltransferase translates to MSLLAPAAGALQRAERSAIADKPLRENVPTEHRAQTAARTIEVFTDLSDAKEVWRSFEEHAHGSIYQSYDWCKTWLDCFDEPNNFPVIVVAKIGASPALLLPLHARQTLAGIVQIEPIGGHHANIRIPLTHRHPDLRDSMIAWVKDGFVDDLTRHLRLASAGDFLSLGCMAQSFGDTENLLLGGDASRCSDAVFGIGLPADFDAFALARRGKPFMKKLRSKMRALETIGPIRLDKADTVDDVDEALSTFFAQKKQRFDALKMFNRFDHAKDRSFLRALGAQSVKTGSGSLDVYRLFVGEEVAAVFALGHFQGHASGAVHSMSSAPHIAGRSPGDVMLYNLMKRLAGEGSAFFDLGFGDHRYKQSWTDTIPLYSIERRITARGWIIGFINRAQSITRSALLSNPLIARFARQARFIIARLQG, encoded by the coding sequence ATGTCGCTTCTCGCACCCGCCGCTGGCGCATTACAGCGTGCCGAAAGGTCGGCCATTGCGGACAAACCGCTAAGGGAAAACGTTCCAACGGAGCACCGTGCGCAAACCGCGGCGCGAACCATCGAGGTCTTCACCGATCTAAGTGACGCCAAAGAGGTGTGGCGCTCCTTTGAGGAGCATGCACACGGCTCAATTTATCAATCCTATGATTGGTGCAAGACTTGGCTGGACTGCTTCGATGAACCAAACAACTTTCCGGTAATCGTGGTTGCCAAAATCGGTGCGTCCCCTGCGTTGCTTTTACCCCTTCACGCGCGGCAAACCCTGGCGGGCATCGTGCAAATCGAACCTATCGGTGGGCACCACGCTAACATCCGGATACCGCTAACCCACCGGCACCCCGACCTGCGAGATTCTATGATCGCCTGGGTGAAGGATGGTTTTGTCGATGATCTGACGAGACATCTGCGCCTTGCTTCAGCGGGCGACTTTCTTTCGCTTGGATGCATGGCACAATCCTTCGGGGATACTGAGAATTTGCTGCTCGGCGGCGATGCGAGCCGCTGTAGCGACGCAGTCTTTGGTATCGGCCTGCCTGCAGATTTCGACGCCTTTGCGCTCGCGCGGCGCGGCAAACCCTTCATGAAGAAACTGCGCAGCAAAATGCGCGCGCTGGAGACAATCGGTCCAATCCGTTTGGACAAGGCGGATACCGTCGACGATGTGGACGAGGCGCTTTCAACCTTCTTCGCCCAGAAGAAGCAGCGTTTTGACGCGCTGAAAATGTTCAACCGTTTCGATCATGCAAAGGACCGCAGTTTCTTGCGGGCACTAGGCGCTCAGAGTGTGAAAACCGGTAGTGGGTCGCTGGACGTTTATCGGCTCTTTGTAGGCGAAGAGGTAGCAGCCGTCTTCGCGCTCGGGCACTTTCAGGGGCACGCATCCGGCGCGGTCCATTCCATGTCATCGGCGCCGCACATCGCCGGGCGCAGCCCGGGCGACGTCATGCTGTACAATCTCATGAAGCGCCTTGCGGGAGAAGGTAGCGCGTTTTTTGACCTCGGTTTTGGAGATCACCGGTACAAACAATCATGGACCGATACGATCCCGCTCTACTCAATTGAACGGCGGATAACGGCACGCGGTTGGATCATTGGCTTCATAAACAGGGCACAATCCATCACTCGCAGCGCGTTGCTAAGCAATCCCCTCATCGCGCGTTTTGCGCGGCAAGCCCGCTTCATCATTGCGCGGCTGCAGGGCTGA
- a CDS encoding polysaccharide deacetylase family protein has translation MTSARIKLMQGGLKTLHTLKVHTVMRPFSEGLGMIVTLHRVRPTAERIDALGAYPEFDPNGLLEITPEFLDEALKALKLSGLSIVSFDEMIDAVRSTSLRKGRVAAITFDDGYIDNQQHALPVLEAHNAPAMIYMPSDYPQGRGELWWVAIEQIIRRTESLLFPHVPEKGPQQTRTSEEKLSFYLELYWHLRAVDQDHQRSLVREMCADQGFDMFDLCRQLIVDEPGLKQLHAHPLISIGAHTMSHRAIAALSPDDALAEMSGGADWLEGALGARPKHFAFPYGDSGSAGPRDFALAQQAGFESAVTTRKGMIYREHRDSLFGLPRVSLNGNFQDRRYLEVFASGAPFLLANRLRKVA, from the coding sequence ATGACTTCAGCGCGTATCAAGCTGATGCAGGGTGGTCTGAAAACCCTGCACACGCTTAAGGTTCATACGGTGATGCGTCCGTTCTCCGAAGGCCTGGGCATGATCGTGACCCTTCACCGCGTGCGGCCTACTGCGGAGCGGATCGACGCGCTTGGAGCGTATCCGGAGTTCGACCCCAATGGTCTGCTGGAGATAACACCGGAGTTCCTCGATGAGGCACTAAAAGCCCTCAAGTTATCTGGCCTCTCAATCGTCAGCTTCGATGAGATGATTGATGCGGTTCGCTCGACCAGCCTTCGGAAGGGCCGGGTAGCCGCCATTACGTTCGATGATGGCTATATTGATAATCAGCAGCACGCGCTCCCTGTCCTTGAAGCCCACAACGCTCCCGCGATGATCTACATGCCGTCCGACTATCCGCAAGGTCGTGGCGAGTTATGGTGGGTCGCGATTGAACAGATCATTCGGCGGACCGAGAGCTTGCTCTTCCCGCATGTGCCCGAGAAGGGACCGCAGCAAACGCGTACCTCCGAGGAAAAGCTGTCATTCTATCTTGAGCTGTACTGGCATCTGCGTGCAGTGGATCAGGACCATCAGCGCAGCCTTGTGCGCGAAATGTGCGCTGATCAGGGCTTCGATATGTTCGACCTGTGCCGCCAGCTGATTGTTGACGAACCAGGTCTCAAACAGTTGCATGCGCATCCGCTGATCTCCATTGGCGCGCACACCATGTCCCACAGGGCTATTGCGGCTTTATCGCCAGACGACGCGCTAGCTGAGATGTCCGGTGGAGCTGACTGGTTGGAAGGCGCCCTCGGTGCACGACCAAAGCATTTTGCTTTCCCTTATGGTGATTCTGGTTCTGCCGGACCACGAGACTTTGCACTCGCGCAGCAGGCGGGCTTCGAAAGCGCCGTGACCACGCGCAAGGGCATGATCTATCGCGAACATCGAGACAGCCTGTTCGGTTTGCCTCGGGTCAGCCTCAACGGCAACTTTCAGGATCGGCGCTACCTGGAAGTGTTTGCTTCCGGTGCACCCTTCCTGCTTGCCAACCGCCTGCGCAAAGTCGCCTGA
- a CDS encoding glycosyltransferase: MSDASPSPPNEERPLRVLLITRAPVGGLWRHILDLTDGLLERGFELGIVVDSLRATDYVRETLERFAPRLSLGVHLLDIPRLPGSSDFSGIRACRKIVHELKPDIVHGHSAKGGLYARMGAWRRPAKAFYTPHGGSLHYTWDAMPGALYLLGEKFLLPLCDQFLFESRYSELGYATKIGAPTGRSRVIFNGLGQKEFAGKPLTLTNPQYDFAFVGEMRAIKGVDLLLQALTIVRSPDDRPARVLMLGDGPMLDHYRSLAERLGVDHQVDFVGRRPVREAFEATNTIVVPSRAESLPYIVMEAIAAGKRVVATNVGGIGEIFGPTRTELIEPESAYALAEAMRADLLPLDEARHNALQARYEHVATNFHVDRMVDQIAQSYRALTTS; encoded by the coding sequence GTGAGTGATGCATCACCTTCGCCCCCCAATGAAGAGCGCCCGCTGCGCGTACTGCTGATCACGCGGGCGCCCGTCGGTGGGCTATGGCGTCATATTCTCGACCTGACGGACGGCTTACTTGAACGAGGCTTTGAACTGGGAATCGTGGTCGATTCTCTGCGCGCAACGGACTATGTCCGCGAGACCCTCGAACGATTTGCGCCGCGGCTCTCGTTGGGCGTTCACCTTCTCGACATACCGCGACTTCCTGGTAGCAGCGACTTCAGCGGTATCCGCGCGTGCCGGAAGATCGTGCACGAGCTAAAACCCGACATCGTTCATGGTCATAGCGCTAAGGGTGGGCTCTATGCGCGAATGGGTGCCTGGCGACGGCCAGCCAAGGCGTTTTACACCCCACATGGTGGATCGCTGCACTACACGTGGGATGCCATGCCCGGCGCACTTTATCTGCTGGGAGAAAAGTTCCTGCTGCCACTGTGTGACCAGTTTCTGTTTGAAAGCCGTTACAGTGAATTGGGATACGCTACCAAGATCGGCGCCCCGACAGGCCGGTCGCGGGTCATTTTTAACGGCCTTGGGCAAAAGGAGTTTGCCGGCAAACCGCTCACCCTGACCAACCCACAGTATGACTTCGCGTTCGTCGGGGAGATGCGCGCCATCAAGGGCGTTGATCTTCTTTTACAAGCGCTGACGATCGTGCGATCGCCGGACGATCGCCCAGCCCGCGTACTGATGCTCGGTGATGGGCCGATGCTTGATCATTACAGGAGCCTTGCCGAAAGGCTCGGTGTCGATCACCAGGTAGATTTCGTCGGGCGGCGACCGGTTCGCGAGGCGTTCGAGGCAACCAACACGATTGTAGTTCCCTCACGGGCCGAGTCGTTGCCGTACATCGTCATGGAGGCCATTGCTGCGGGCAAGCGCGTCGTTGCGACCAATGTTGGCGGCATCGGGGAGATTTTCGGGCCGACCCGGACGGAACTGATCGAACCTGAAAGCGCGTACGCTCTGGCCGAAGCGATGCGCGCTGATCTGCTGCCTTTAGACGAAGCAAGGCACAACGCGCTGCAGGCGCGATACGAGCACGTGGCAACGAACTTCCATGTCGACCGGATGGTCGACCAGATCGCACAAAGTTACCGGGCGTTAACGACCAGTTGA
- a CDS encoding response regulator: MQAPKIDLSSLRFLVADDSRFMRRLISPALRAFGARQIAETSSAQETLDRILQKETDIVLLDWEFGDGTGEWIMQQIRRPGHPSAYQTVIMMSGHDEQSKILRALDFGVNGYVAKPVAPARLYLQIARAVLQPKPFIRTQTYFGPENPSIARHAANRGSADSGAPKASAASVDLETFEIV; this comes from the coding sequence ATGCAAGCTCCCAAGATTGACTTGTCTTCGCTGCGCTTTCTTGTGGCCGATGATAGCCGTTTCATGCGGCGCCTGATCAGCCCAGCGCTAAGGGCGTTTGGTGCCAGGCAAATTGCGGAAACGTCATCCGCCCAAGAAACGCTCGACCGCATTCTCCAGAAAGAGACTGACATTGTCTTGCTTGACTGGGAGTTTGGCGACGGAACGGGTGAGTGGATTATGCAGCAGATCCGTCGTCCAGGCCATCCGTCAGCCTATCAAACGGTCATCATGATGTCGGGTCACGACGAGCAAAGCAAGATTTTGCGAGCGCTGGACTTCGGGGTCAATGGCTATGTTGCCAAGCCCGTCGCGCCTGCTCGGCTGTATCTTCAGATCGCGCGCGCCGTGCTTCAACCGAAGCCATTCATTCGAACTCAGACATACTTTGGTCCAGAGAATCCGAGCATCGCGAGACACGCCGCAAACCGTGGGAGCGCAGATTCTGGCGCACCCAAAGCTTCGGCAGCCTCAGTCGATCTTGAGACGTTTGAGATCGTTTAG
- a CDS encoding MerR family transcriptional regulator: MARGSTKSPDAFRTISEAADVLDLPQHVLRFWETRFSQIKPMKRSGGRRYYRPTDIAMLRGIRHLLYEEGYTIKGVQRILREQGVAFVSAQGDDGSPQAAPQVDAPKAPADVQPRTVPADAPSPPPQQAHTGAASTPSHIETASSSHNADTSNISAREPRPAGGTTAMTQDNGGRARLSHADVNALATALRDLIECKNMLDDARPGTTGPSSDGAGADERP, translated from the coding sequence ATGGCGCGTGGCTCCACGAAAAGTCCAGATGCATTTCGAACGATAAGCGAGGCGGCTGATGTTCTCGACTTACCGCAGCACGTCCTGCGCTTCTGGGAGACCCGGTTCAGCCAAATCAAACCGATGAAGCGCAGCGGTGGGCGGCGCTATTATCGCCCCACGGACATCGCGATGCTGCGGGGTATCCGCCATCTTCTGTATGAAGAGGGCTACACGATCAAAGGCGTGCAACGCATCTTGCGGGAGCAAGGTGTGGCTTTCGTCTCCGCACAGGGAGACGATGGGTCGCCGCAGGCTGCACCCCAGGTGGATGCTCCGAAGGCACCCGCCGATGTTCAACCAAGAACAGTTCCAGCGGATGCGCCGTCTCCACCCCCGCAACAGGCGCACACTGGGGCAGCTTCAACGCCATCCCACATAGAAACCGCAAGTTCTTCTCACAACGCCGACACATCCAATATCTCTGCCAGAGAACCACGTCCGGCAGGTGGTACTACGGCAATGACACAAGACAATGGTGGCAGAGCGAGGCTCTCGCATGCAGATGTCAACGCGTTGGCTACAGCTTTGCGAGATTTGATTGAGTGTAAGAACATGCTCGACGACGCGCGACCGGGAACGACCGGGCCGTCATCCGACGGTGCGGGCGCAGACGAGCGGCCATAA
- a CDS encoding exopolysaccharide transport family protein, with product MASPHSNQPPAEINVAYLLACLWSAKFAVLLFVAIVTGLTYLFTQIAEPQYEAEAQLLIETQETAFTRPEVEDALNIQQLDERDIASEVQVLRSRDVALQVIDQLGLADLEEFDPVLEGVSLVKSVMVLLGLSEDPLRLSQAERVYQEFDDGLSVYNIPDSRVVVVVYESSDPELSARIINTLIDTYQATQRAAQVTTTRSATDFLETEINQLRQQVADAEAAVARFRSSSGLFLGPNNTTLSAQQLSETSSELTRARSDQSEARSRAQEIRSLIASQGTQIALPQEFSTALTERLQEEQAQIRSNIAELSATLLPGHPRIRELNAQSGDLGTQLRDEASRIAQRFDNAAQVAEARAQALEDQLAQLSAEAARVADAEVELRALEREAAAQRDLLQSYLVRFREAATRDEPSLLPTNARVIQTAQIEREAVFPRTMPMIMIAFAGSFAFALLGVTSHAILSGAVREDPVDAYEQQPPYESAVSPAPRANQFEGPAPTRDVSELQFSNQLELSDSLEDPAPRAEADRTAQRIAAAAAGARRTRPSSPVQPVAAPAVPSAMTIDPDTASADIARPLVSELQTPPGPPASVPATYALADPSDCRRLFSHLRTIGLGAEDGLRTTVGAADTSHTAGEIALRLARATAQAGRSVVMIDCVGDLRALGMGPNGPGFQELVTGSVAFDAALHKDPKSSLHIVPGGFTLADRDMIADDAADLVFSAFASSYDSVIVNAGRDAQLLLECARINDCMVLGGRANRVAALAQTLSALVPEDRMIAVQMPQPTPSPFTVSPAAAQ from the coding sequence TTGGCGTCCCCCCACAGCAATCAACCACCAGCAGAAATCAACGTCGCTTATCTGTTGGCGTGTTTGTGGTCCGCCAAGTTTGCGGTTTTGCTGTTCGTGGCGATCGTCACCGGCCTTACATACCTGTTTACGCAGATTGCAGAGCCCCAATATGAGGCCGAAGCACAGTTGCTCATCGAAACTCAGGAAACCGCGTTTACGCGTCCTGAGGTCGAAGATGCGCTGAATATTCAGCAGCTCGATGAACGCGATATCGCCAGCGAAGTGCAGGTCCTGCGCTCGCGCGATGTGGCGTTGCAGGTCATTGATCAGCTCGGGCTTGCCGACTTGGAAGAGTTCGATCCGGTTCTGGAAGGGGTCTCTCTGGTCAAGTCGGTCATGGTTCTACTCGGCCTTTCGGAAGACCCCTTGCGTCTGTCCCAGGCTGAGCGGGTCTATCAGGAGTTCGATGACGGGCTAAGCGTCTACAACATACCCGACTCACGCGTTGTGGTTGTCGTTTACGAGAGTTCCGATCCCGAGTTGTCGGCACGCATTATCAATACTCTGATCGATACCTATCAGGCGACACAACGGGCGGCTCAGGTGACAACGACCCGCTCCGCAACTGACTTTCTCGAAACGGAAATCAACCAGTTGCGCCAGCAGGTTGCTGATGCCGAGGCGGCTGTGGCGCGTTTCCGGTCGAGTTCGGGACTGTTTCTGGGCCCGAACAACACAACCCTTTCTGCCCAGCAGCTTTCTGAGACGAGCAGTGAACTAACCCGTGCGCGTTCCGATCAGTCCGAAGCGCGATCGCGCGCGCAGGAAATCCGTTCACTGATCGCATCGCAAGGTACACAGATCGCGCTGCCACAGGAGTTCTCAACCGCGCTGACCGAGCGGCTGCAGGAGGAGCAGGCACAAATTCGCTCAAACATTGCTGAGCTCTCAGCCACGCTGTTGCCCGGACATCCGCGGATCCGGGAACTGAATGCTCAGTCGGGAGACCTGGGGACTCAGCTCCGGGACGAAGCTAGCCGGATCGCCCAGCGTTTTGATAATGCAGCGCAAGTCGCAGAGGCGCGGGCGCAGGCTCTGGAAGATCAGCTGGCGCAATTATCAGCGGAAGCCGCGCGCGTTGCAGACGCGGAAGTTGAGTTGCGTGCGCTGGAGCGTGAGGCCGCTGCCCAGCGCGACTTGCTGCAAAGCTATCTCGTGCGTTTTCGTGAGGCTGCCACCCGCGACGAGCCATCGCTTCTGCCAACAAATGCTCGCGTCATTCAGACCGCTCAAATCGAGCGAGAGGCCGTGTTCCCGCGCACGATGCCGATGATCATGATCGCATTTGCTGGCAGCTTCGCTTTTGCCCTTCTCGGCGTTACCAGCCACGCTATTTTGTCCGGTGCGGTCCGCGAAGACCCTGTTGATGCTTACGAGCAGCAGCCTCCCTACGAATCTGCCGTATCCCCGGCGCCTCGTGCGAACCAATTTGAAGGCCCGGCGCCAACACGCGACGTATCTGAGCTCCAATTTTCAAACCAACTGGAGCTATCAGATTCGCTCGAGGACCCCGCGCCCCGAGCAGAAGCCGACCGGACCGCTCAGCGTATCGCAGCCGCAGCCGCCGGTGCAAGGCGTACCCGCCCGTCGAGCCCGGTTCAACCCGTCGCCGCGCCTGCCGTACCCAGCGCGATGACGATCGACCCGGATACGGCGTCAGCCGATATCGCTCGTCCGCTTGTATCTGAGCTTCAGACGCCACCCGGACCGCCAGCCTCCGTTCCCGCAACCTATGCACTTGCGGACCCATCGGATTGTCGGCGTTTGTTCTCACATCTTCGGACGATTGGTTTGGGTGCTGAGGATGGTCTTCGCACCACTGTAGGTGCAGCAGACACCAGTCACACCGCAGGTGAAATAGCCCTTCGGCTTGCACGCGCGACCGCGCAGGCTGGGCGATCGGTAGTGATGATCGATTGTGTCGGCGACTTGCGCGCGTTGGGCATGGGTCCGAATGGTCCGGGGTTCCAGGAGCTCGTTACGGGTTCTGTCGCCTTTGATGCAGCCTTGCATAAAGACCCCAAAAGCTCGCTGCACATCGTGCCGGGCGGCTTCACGCTCGCTGATCGGGACATGATCGCGGACGACGCCGCGGACCTGGTTTTCTCGGCCTTTGCATCGAGCTATGACAGCGTCATCGTCAATGCTGGGCGCGATGCACAGCTGTTACTTGAGTGTGCTCGTATCAATGATTGCATGGTGCTGGGCGGTCGGGCCAACCGGGTCGCAGCGCTTGCTCAGACACTCTCAGCGCTCGTACCTGAAGATCGTATGATCGCGGTTCAGATGCCGCAGCCGACACCATCACCTTTTACGGTCAGCCCTGCAGCCGCGCAATGA
- a CDS encoding undecaprenyl-phosphate glucose phosphotransferase, whose amino-acid sequence MLLSSGQIVREELKAASLDAAGNGASASKASAMETLSDRARELAATLEGKSFSPVILAGIVRMVEWFVILLVGCALYLGYLQAELGFSGAYAAIIAGIATASIIIFQILGLYTPYGMRSVGYQGLRLVAGWTALFGAMLAVGFFSNLGDDVSRLWVGLFFSIGLLALMVFRSGLIALVSHWTQQGRLMRHAAIVGSGGDAEQLIQALRASSTSDLNLLGFFDDRSADRSDETCAGLPNLGSVSDLVAFARIAPLDLVIVTLPVTAESRVLNMVRKLWVLPIDVRLSAHTTKLRFRPRAYSYIGNVPFFAVFDRPLADWDHVLKALLDRVIGAMMLIALAPVMLMTAVAVKLTSKGPILFKQKRFGFNNEPIEIYKFRSMYHDLCDANAARVVTRDDPRVTPLGAFIRKTSLDELPQLFNVVFKGDLSLVGPRPHAVQGHLRGTPFEKVIDGYFARHRVKPGITGWAQVNGWRGEMDTMEKFERRVEHDLYYIENWSILLDLQIIAMTPLALLTKNENAY is encoded by the coding sequence ATGCTGCTGAGCTCCGGCCAGATTGTCCGCGAGGAATTGAAAGCTGCCAGTTTGGACGCTGCCGGAAACGGCGCTTCAGCGTCCAAGGCTTCGGCCATGGAAACGCTTTCAGACCGAGCACGCGAGCTCGCAGCGACCCTTGAAGGAAAGTCCTTCTCTCCAGTCATCCTGGCCGGCATCGTCCGCATGGTCGAATGGTTTGTCATTCTGCTTGTGGGCTGTGCGCTTTACCTCGGATATCTGCAGGCCGAACTTGGCTTTTCGGGCGCATACGCTGCGATCATCGCCGGGATCGCGACCGCAAGCATTATCATCTTCCAGATTCTCGGTTTGTACACGCCCTACGGAATGCGGTCCGTTGGCTACCAGGGCTTGCGGCTTGTCGCAGGTTGGACAGCTCTGTTTGGTGCGATGCTCGCGGTCGGGTTCTTCTCCAATCTGGGTGATGATGTCAGCCGCTTGTGGGTCGGACTGTTTTTTTCCATCGGCCTGCTCGCCTTGATGGTTTTCCGCAGCGGATTGATTGCGCTTGTCAGCCATTGGACCCAACAGGGCCGGTTGATGCGCCACGCCGCCATCGTCGGCAGTGGCGGAGATGCCGAACAGCTGATCCAAGCTCTTCGCGCTTCCTCGACAAGCGACCTGAACCTGCTGGGCTTCTTTGATGATCGCAGTGCCGATCGCAGTGACGAGACATGTGCGGGCCTGCCAAACCTGGGTTCAGTGAGCGATCTGGTTGCCTTCGCTCGCATCGCACCACTCGATTTGGTGATCGTGACTTTGCCGGTCACGGCGGAGAGCCGGGTGCTGAACATGGTGCGGAAACTGTGGGTCTTGCCGATTGACGTCAGGCTGTCCGCGCACACCACAAAGCTGCGCTTTCGGCCGCGCGCCTACAGCTACATCGGCAACGTGCCGTTTTTTGCCGTCTTCGATCGCCCCCTCGCCGATTGGGACCATGTCCTAAAGGCGCTGCTCGATCGCGTGATCGGCGCTATGATGCTTATCGCCCTAGCGCCCGTCATGCTCATGACGGCCGTCGCCGTCAAACTGACCAGCAAAGGCCCCATCCTGTTCAAGCAGAAGCGCTTCGGCTTCAACAATGAGCCGATCGAAATCTACAAGTTTCGCTCGATGTATCATGACTTGTGCGATGCCAACGCGGCGCGGGTCGTGACACGGGACGACCCACGGGTCACGCCGCTTGGTGCCTTCATCCGCAAGACCAGCCTCGATGAGTTGCCGCAACTGTTCAATGTGGTTTTCAAAGGCGACCTGTCGCTGGTTGGACCAAGGCCGCATGCCGTACAGGGCCATCTGCGCGGCACACCGTTTGAAAAGGTGATTGATGGATATTTCGCGCGCCACCGGGTGAAACCGGGCATTACCGGATGGGCACAAGTGAACGGCTGGCGCGGCGAGATGGACACGATGGAGAAATTCGAACGGCGGGTGGAGCATGACCTCTACTACATCGAGAACTGGTCCATTCTTCTCGATCTGCAGATCATAGCCATGACCCCGCTGGCGCTGCTCACGAAAAACGAGAACGCATATTGA
- a CDS encoding integration host factor subunit alpha codes for MAGGTVTRADLCEAVYEKVGLSRAEAADLVEAVIEEIAAAAVAGENIKLSSFGTFVIRHKDERIGRNPKTGQEVPITPRRVMVFKPSNILKQRVDAGQKR; via the coding sequence ATGGCTGGCGGAACGGTAACGAGGGCGGACTTGTGTGAAGCGGTCTATGAGAAGGTGGGTCTTTCGCGTGCGGAAGCCGCTGACCTCGTAGAGGCAGTCATAGAAGAGATCGCGGCGGCCGCGGTCGCCGGAGAGAACATCAAGCTCTCATCGTTCGGGACCTTTGTCATTCGCCACAAAGACGAGCGCATTGGACGCAATCCGAAGACTGGCCAAGAAGTCCCGATCACGCCACGTCGCGTCATGGTGTTTAAGCCCTCCAACATTCTTAAACAGCGCGTCGATGCAGGCCAGAAGCGCTAG